One Denticeps clupeoides chromosome 3, fDenClu1.1, whole genome shotgun sequence DNA window includes the following coding sequences:
- the LOC114785634 gene encoding NACHT, LRR and PYD domains-containing protein 12-like has product MAAESSSREHSTDLDRILEVLDDLNKKDLKRFALFLSHRPELAIPKGNLESMDPSDIAEQIIERYSDQALKVTKDILRKMGLNNKLQKLQKEATPCRDNLLQTVISTHKDHMKKKFNAIYEGSGQRKTSLSNIYTKLYITEVSCDALDSEHEIAQMDTGSRSPKCEMAEIDCNDIFGGNNIRTVLTRGVAGIGKSVSVHKFIHDWAEETANQDVKFVFVLPLRELNSISDHLTLHSLLSDYFPAVREFKDFYVNNKTVFIFDGLDESRIRLDFQKCSVCDENTAQPIGVLITSLIKGDLLPNARIWITSRPAAIGPKLMTYIVRVTEIQGFNDQQRQEFFKISLGDQKMADQIISNIKGSRLLYIMCQIPLFCWILATVMRKMLDQEIPKTLTSMYSYFLLIQTAIKQQKYEEESEMQTDAQHDLMSNREWILKLSKLAFVHLEKGNLNFDQKHLTECGIDMKALHQYGLFTEVIKENVVFLKKVTYSFVHLSIQEFLAAFYVFHSYVSKDRAALRSILAVKTKSLPEPPSLDGLLKALINKALDSKNGHLDLLVCFLHGFLLESNQKVLEGLLPRTQSDPETMRKIIRNLKVMQRRNISPERCINLFRCLSEINDSSVHVEIREFLDSERSSAKYLSLAHCSGLVYMLQLSENVQEEFDLRKYNTSDEGRKRLVPAVMCCRKAILSGCKLTEVSCEAVASALRSPSSHLRELDLSDNDIQDAGVAIISSALCSPNCRLEILRLAFCGITEEGCRHLSREPKVLQKLKELDLSKNFLQETGVQLLRGARCRLIVDDDAECWMKSGLRKYACTLTLNQCTAHPKLSCSERKVTWSSAEQSYPHHPKRFRHCVQVLCKERLTSRHYWEVDWTGSATIGVAYEAICGEDCKLGSNTASWSLDCFTKSYAANHDSKSTIVSASVRSKSGKVGVFLSHGEGTLTFYSVSSGTLTHLHTFRTRFTQPLYAGFGVSTSVTISQIKRR; this is encoded by the exons ATGGCTGCAGAATCGAGCAGCCGGGAACATTCAACAGACCTGGATCGTATCTTGGAGGTCCTTGACGATCTGAATAAAAAAGATCTGAAACGATTTGCGTTATTTCTGAGTCACAGACCAGAACTTGCAATTCCCAAAGGTAACCTGGAAAGTATGGATCCATCAGATATTGCAGAACAGATTATTGAGAGATATTCTGACCAAGCACTGAAGGTCACAAAAGATATTTTGAGGAAAATGGGCCTCAATAACAAGCTACAGAAGTTGCAAAAAGAAGCTACCCCATGCAGAG ATAATTTACTACAAACTGTGATCAGTACTCACAAAGACCACATGAAAAAGAAGTTTAATGCCATATACGAAGGCAGTGGACAACGTAAAACATCACTGAGTAACATTTACACAAAACTCTACATCACAGAAGTAAGTTGTGATGCTCTGGATAGTGAGCATGAGATCGCTCAGATGGACACAGGCTCCAGAAGCCCAAAATGTGAAATGGCAGAAATTGACTGCAATGACATATTCGGTGGCAATAATATCAGAACTGTTCTGACCAGAGGAGTAGCCGGCATCGGAAAATCTGTTTCTGTGCATAAGTTCATTCATGACTGGGCAGAAGAAACAGCTAACCAGGACGTGAAGTTTGTGTTCGTTCTTCCATTGCGGGAACTTAATTCAATTTCAGACCACCTCACCCTTCACTCACTCCTCAGCGACTACTTCCCTGCGGTTCGAGAATTCAAAGATTTTTACGTCAACAACAAAACCGTCTTTATCTTCGACGGTCTGGATGAAAGCAGAATTCGTCTGGACTTCCAAAAGTGTTCAGTGTGTGATGAGAACACGGCACAACCGATTGGTGTGCTGATAACAAGTCTGATTAAAGGAGACCTTTTGCCCAATGCTCGTATCTGGATTACATCACGGCCAGCAGCCATTGGTCCGAAGCTCATGACATATATTGTCCGGGTGACTGAAATCCAAGGCTTCAATGACCAACAGAGACAAGAATTCTTCAAAATCAGCCTCGGAGATCAGAAGATGGCCGACCAAATCATCTCAAACATCAAAGGCTCAAGATTGCTCTACATCATGTGTCAGATACCGCTGTTCTGCTGGATTTTGGCCACCGTGATGAGAAAAATGCTGGATCAGGAAATCCCCAAGACACTGACTAGTATGTACTCGTATTTCCTGCTGATTCAGACAGCTATCAAGCAGCAGAAGTATGAAGAGGAGAGTGAAATGCAGACGGACGCACAGCATGATCTGATGTCCAACAGGGAATGGATTCTGAAACTGTCGAAGCTGGCTTTTGTCCATTTGGAGAAGGGCAATCTCAATTTTGACCAAAAACACCTGACAGAATGTGGAATCGATATGAAGGCCTTGCATCAGTATGGTTTGTTTACCGAGGTCATTAAGGAGAATGTAGTCTTTCTGAAGAAAGTGACATATTCTTTTGTGCACTTGAGCATTCAGGAGTTTCTTGCCGCTTTCTACGTGTTTCACTCGTATGTAAGCAAGGACCGTGCAGCACTGAGATCGATCCTTGCTGTTAAGACCAAATCTCTACCTGAACCTCCATCCCTCGATGGCCTACTGAAGGCACTGATTAACAAGGCCTTGGACAGCAAAAATGGCCACCTGGACCTCTTAGTCTGTTTCCTTCATGGCTTTTTACTGGAGTCAAATCAGAAGGTTTTGGAGGGCCTACTGCCACGCACCCAGAGTGACCCGGAGACTATGAGGAAGATTATCCGAAACCTTAAAGTGATGCAAAGGAGGAACATCTCCCCTGAGAGGTGCATTAATCTGTTTCGCTGTCTTAGTGAGATAAATGACTCGTCCGTTCACGTAGAAATCCGAGAGTTCCTTGATTCAGAGCGGAGCTCAGCCAAATACCTGTCCCTCGCACATTGTTCAGGACTGGTCTACATGCTTCAGCTGTCTGAAAATGTGCAGGAAGAGTTTGACCTGAGGAAATACAACACCTCAGACGAGGGTCGTAAGAGGCTGGTCCCagctgtgatgtgctgcaggaAGGCCAT ACTTTCTGGGTGCAAACTCACCGAGGTTTCCTGTGAAGCGGTGGCCTCGGCTCTGCGATCCCCCAGCTCGCACCTGCGAGAGCTCGACCTCAGTGACAACGACATTCAAGATGCTGGAGTGGCGATAATCAGTTCTGCGCTGTGCAGTCCAAACTGTAGACTGGAGATACTGAG GCTTGCATTCTGCGGCATCACCGAGGAAGGCTGTCGCCATTTGTCCCGTGAACCGAAAGTCCTCCAAAAACTGAAGGAGCTGGATCTGAGTAAAAACTTCCTCCAAGAGACTGGAGTTCAGCTGCTCAGAGGTGCCCGGTGCAGACTCAT TGTGGACGATGATGCAGAATGCTGGATGAAGTCTGGATTGCGGAAAT ATGCATGCACTCTGACGTTGAACCAATGCACTGCACATCCAAAGCTCTCCTGCTCCGAAAGGAAAGTGACGTGGAGCAGTGCGGAGCAGAGCTACCCACACCACCCGAAGCGCTTCCGCCATTGTGTGCAGGTGCTTTGCAAGGAGAGACTGACTAGTCGCCACTACTGGGAAGTGGACTGGACGGGAAGTGCCACGATCGGCGTGGCGTATGAGGCAATCTGCGGGGAAGACTGCAAGCTTGGATCTAACACCGCGTCCTGGAGCCTCGACTGCTTTACCAAGAGTTACGCTGCCAACCACGACAGCAAAAGCACAATAGTGAGCGCCAGCGTGCGGTCCAAGTCTGGCAAAGTTGGAGTGTTTCTGAGCCATGGGGAAGGCACGCTGACGTTCTACAGCGTTTCCTCCGGCACACTGACCCACCTGCACACTTTCCGCACGCGCTTTACTCAGCCTCTTTATGCAGGGTTTGGGGTCTCAACGTCGGTGACCATTTCCCAGATAAAGAGAAGATAA
- the LOC114785821 gene encoding proteinase-activated receptor 3-like, producing MADFSPKTVSIIDANSIPALPGADNSSLDSCAFSNDMEYFKISIEILSGFLGFPANLRVLWILLWARVERLTSDLYTVSLAFMDAMNCLCLTITITIYDSETGIFYFYFFYFVYYLNELGVPPLLACICLDRYVAVLHPTTFLRLRDNKLRILTTVVIWSCALSYAIFNLTDDSVNVNYYITFTVFIVCFLLIIFCNLSLLKALMDSGPVARDSMHPVKKRAFITVLIIFMIITVSFLPDVILYIFNMFTIYFDNFIIDPCVLPACMALFVLRSALQPLFFLYRARKLPFMSSTNSNIVCCSGS from the coding sequence ATGGCtgatttttccccaaaaaccGTCTCCATCATCGATGCCAACTCTATCCCAGCCCTTCCCGGTGCTGATAACTCCTCATTAGACAGCTGTGCTTTTAGTAATGATATGGAATACTTCAAGATCTCCATAGAAATATTATCTGGTTTTCTGGGATTCCCAGCCAACCTGAGGGTGTTGTGGATCCTTCTGTGGGCCCGGGTGGAGCgattgacctctgacctctataCTGTCAGCCTAGCCTTCATGGATGCAATGAACTGCTTGTGTCTCACAATTACCATAACAATATATGATTCTGAGActggcattttttatttttattttttttattttgtttactaCCTGAATGAGTTGGGCGTGCCACCTCTCCTTGCCTGTATCTGTTTGGACCGTTACGTAGCGGTCCTGCACCCGACCACCTTTTTGCGTCTCCGTGACAACAAGCTAAGGATCCTCACCACCGTGGTGATATGGTCCTGTGCTCTGTCCTACGCTATATTTAACTTAACAGATGACAGtgtaaatgtgaattattaCATCACTTTCACGGTTTTCATTGTTtgcttcctcctcatcatcttctgcaACCTGTCGCTGCTCAAAGCCCTGATGGACTCTGGCCCCGTGGCCCGCGACAGCATGCACCCTGTGAAGAAGAGAGCCTTCATCACTGTGCTCATCATCTTCATGATCATCACTGTCAGCTTCCTCCCTGATGTAatcttatatatttttaacatgtttacTATTTATTTTGACAATTTTATTATTGACCCCTGTGTGTTACCTGCATGCATGGCCTTATTTGTCCTCAGAAGTGCCCTTCAacccctcttcttcctctaccGTGCCAGAAAGCTGCCCTTCATGTCCTCCACCAACTCCAACATTGTCTGTTGCTctggaagttaa
- the LOC114785453 gene encoding proteinase-activated receptor 3-like translates to MADFPPKNVSIIDGNSIPALPGADNSSLDGCDYSNDKRYSMQSIEILSCLLGFPANLRVLWILLWARVEWSTSDLYTGSLAFMDAMNCLCLPIDAIMYDTETVSDSTSILDFVYYLNELGVPPLLACICLDRYVAVLHPTTFMRLRDNKLRILTTVVIWSCALSYSLFVVIDDSENVKYYISFTVFIGCFLLIIFCNLSLLKALMDSGPVARDSMHPVKKRAFITVLIIFMIITVSFLPDVILYVFNMVMINSDNINIYPCVFPACTAIFVLRSALQPLFFLYHARKLPFMSSTKSNCCGR, encoded by the coding sequence ATGGCtgatttccccccaaaaaacgtcTCCATCATCGATGGCAACTCTATCCCAGCCCTTCCCGGTGCTGATAACTCCTCATTAGACGGCTGCGATTATTCTAATGATAAGCGCTACTCCATGCAGTCCATAGAAATATTATCTTGTCTTCTGGGATTCCCAGCCAACCTGAGGGTGTTGTGGATCCTGCTGTGGGCCCGGGTGGAGTGgtcgacctctgacctctataCTGGCAGCCTAGCCTTCATGGATGCAATGAACTGCTTGTGTCTCCCAATTGATGCAATAATGTATGATACTGAGACTGTCAGTGACTCAACTTCCATCTTAGATTTTGTTTACTACCTGAATGAGTTGGGCGTGCCGCCTCTCCTGGCCTGTATCTGTTTGGACCGTTACGTAGCGGTCCTGCACCCGACCACCTTCATGCGTCTCCGTGACAACAAGCTAAGGATCCTCACCACCGTGGTGATATGGTCCTGTGCTCTGTCCTACTCTTTATTTGTAGTAATAGATGACAGTGAAAATGTGAAGTATTACATCTCATTCACAGTTTTCATTGGTtgcttcctcctcatcatcttctgcaACCTGTCGCTGCTCAAAGCCCTGATGGACTCTGGCCCCGTGGCCCGCGACAGCATGCACCCTGTGAAGAAGAGAGCCTTCATCACTGTGCTTATCATCTTCATGATCATCACTGTCAGCTTCCTCCCTGATGTAATCTTATATGTTTTTAACATGGTTATGATTAATTCtgacaatattaatatttacccCTGTGTGTTCCCTGCATGCACTGCCATATTCGTCCTCAGAAGTGCCCTTCAacccctcttcttcctctaccATGCCAGAAAGCTGCCCTTCATGTCCTCCACAAAGTCCAACTGCTGTGGGAGGTAG